The Desulfobacterales bacterium genome has a window encoding:
- a CDS encoding DNA ligase — MFFYSSLFAGEPALQKPIVYTDQENITGWVMSEKLDGIRGYWDGIRMYTRKGTPLHPPQWFIENFPPFSLDGELWSKRGDFEFIQSVVLDQTQGEGWKHITYNIFEVPNEKGDFLFRLNRARTWFKAHKNNYARIIPQIRIKEKSDMEKFLKEIESVGGEGVILKNPGIPYHTGRSPHILKVKNFQDMEGVVVGINKGKGKYKNLMGSMTVKLENGTTFNLGTGFSDKIRHTPPQPGSTVTFKYHGLTKNGIPKFASFLRVRQD; from the coding sequence CTGTTTTTTTATTCATCCCTTTTTGCAGGAGAGCCTGCTCTGCAAAAACCCATAGTCTATACCGATCAGGAAAACATAACAGGATGGGTCATGAGTGAAAAACTGGACGGTATCAGGGGATATTGGGATGGAATTCGGATGTATACCCGAAAAGGTACCCCCTTGCACCCACCGCAATGGTTCATAGAAAATTTTCCGCCATTTTCCCTTGACGGCGAACTCTGGAGTAAAAGAGGCGATTTCGAATTTATCCAGTCCGTGGTACTGGACCAGACCCAGGGGGAAGGGTGGAAACACATCACCTATAACATTTTTGAAGTCCCCAATGAAAAAGGCGATTTTCTCTTCCGGCTCAACCGGGCACGCACTTGGTTTAAAGCACATAAAAACAACTACGCTCGGATTATCCCTCAGATTCGGATTAAAGAAAAATCAGACATGGAAAAATTTTTAAAAGAGATTGAATCAGTGGGGGGTGAGGGCGTGATTCTTAAAAACCCGGGCATTCCCTATCACACCGGTCGCAGTCCCCATATCCTTAAAGTGAAAAATTTTCAGGATATGGAGGGGGTTGTTGTCGGCATCAACAAGGGCAAGGGAAAATACAAAAATCTCATGGGGTCAATGACTGTAAAGCTTGAAAATGGCACCACCTTTAATCTGGGTACGGGTTTTAGCGATAAAATCAGACATACCCCGCCGCAACCCGGCTCAACGGTGACGTTTAAATATCATGGACTTACCAAGAACGGAATTCCCAAATTCGCCTCTTTTTTGAGGGTGAGGCAGGACTGA